The Vidua chalybeata isolate OUT-0048 chromosome 30, bVidCha1 merged haplotype, whole genome shotgun sequence genomic interval ggagggagaggggaggccTGGAGGGCCCCgggaaggagcagagaaggctgaggggaccccccagcagcacagaggtggCAGGCAGGCCCAGTGTGACGTTGCCTctctcccatcccagcccaaGTTCCTGTCCAAGGCGGAGCGGGAGGCCGAGGCCctgcggcggcggcagcaggaGGTGGAGGAGCGGCAgcggctgctggaggaggagaggaagaagaggaaacaaTTCCAGGAGATGGGCAGGAAGATGCTGGGTAAGGGCTCATCCCTGGAGACCCCCACGCAGCCCTCGGGGCGGGTGCTGGCTCTGagccccttcccctgctccccagaAGACCCCCAGGAGCGCGAGCGCCGGGAGCGCCGCGAGCGCATGGAGCGGGAGACCAACGGCACCGAGGACGAGGAGGGCAGGCAGAAGATCCGGGAGGAGAAGGACAAAAGCAAAGAGCTCCACGCCATCAAGGTGGGGttgagggctgggctgggggggctggggggaagaTGGGGGGGGGTCCCACTGAGCCTGGGGTCCTGCAGGAGCGGTACCTGGGGGGGGTGAAGAAGCGCCGGCGCACGCGGCACCTCAACGACCGCAAGTTCGTGTTCGAGTGGGACGCGTCGGAGGACACGTCCATCGACTACAACCCCCTGTGAGTGCTGGGGTGCCCCTGAgggctgggggtgtccctgcagggtgcaaggcatcccccagccctgctcctgatgctcccaccctgctccaggTACAAGGAGAGGCAccaggtgcagctgctgggccGCGGCTTCATCGCCGGCATCGacctgaagcagcagaaacGGGAGCAGTCGCGGTTCTACGGGGACCTGATGGAGAAGAGGCGGAcgctggaggagaaggagcaggaggagtgAGGTTTTGGGGAAGCTGGGAGGGTGCTGAGGGGTGTGTGGGGCCATGGCTGGCTTAGCTTGGTTGGGAtgtggagctgagctgcagcaggtcctgcagcaAATTGGCAGAAGGGTTCTAGAGGCTCAGAGTGAGCCCTATCCACTTTCtccttcctcaccttcctcactCCCTTTTGTCATCCGTTTCCTTGCCCTGCCCTCATCCCACTCCTTCATCCCCCTTTCTCCcatcccctttccctctcccttttccctcatttccttTATTCTCCTTTCTGTATCCCACTTTCCCTATTCCCTTTTCTCTCGTGTCCCGTTTCCTATTGCTTTCTCCCCATCacacttctctctttccttttcccccattcctttttctcacatcccccttttcccctttccccattcccctttcccttttcccacttcCCCATTCCCGctttccccatccctctcccctttccctctcccatttcctccattcccttttcctttattttctttccccatcctcttttcctttattctcttttccccatcccactTTCCCCTTGCCCTCTCCCTGTTCCCcatcccccttttcccccccgtccctctccctttccccatcccttccctccctccggCCAGGGCGCGGCTGCGGAAGCTGCGGAAGAAGGAGGCCAAGCAGCGCTGGGATGACCGGCACTGGTCCCAGAAGAAGCTGGACGAGATGACAGACAGGGACTGGCGCATCTTCCGCGAGGATTACAGCATCACCACCAAGGGGGGCAAGATCCCCAATCCCATCCGCTCCTGGAAGGActcctccctgcccccccaCATCCTGGAGGTCATTGACAAGTGTGGATACAAGGTGGGCACGGagagggggagctggggagggggggaaaagggcTCGTCAGGGATTTGGAGAGGGGGAACAGGGGAAGTTCTGCTCCCAACCTGCTGCCCCCGGCAGGAGCCCACCCCGATCCAGCGCCAGGCCATCCCCATCGGGCTGCAGAACCGGGACATCATCGGCGTGGCCGAGACCGGCAGCGGCAAGACAGCGGCGTTCCTGATCCCGCTGCTCGTGTGGATCACCACCCTGCCCAAAATCGACCGGTGCGGGCCGGGGATGCTGCCCGTGGGACGGGGTGGAGTGGCAGGGTGACACTACACAAGGGATGGGGTGGAGTGGCAGGGTGACACTACACAAGGGATGGGGTGGAGTGGCAGGGTGACACTACACAAGGGATGGGGTGGAGTGGCAGGGTGACACTGCACAAGGGTCGGGACCGTGGGGGTGACAGGGTGCACTGTTGGGGGATTGAGGCAGGGTTACAGGGTGACATGGTGGAGTGGCAGGGTGACACTGTTGGGGGATTGAGGCAGGGTTACAGGGTGACATGGTGGAGTGGCAGGGTGACACTGCCCGTGGGATGGGGTGGAGTGGCAGGGTGACACTGCACAAGGGTCGGGACCGTGGGGGTGACAGGGTGCACTGTTGGGGGATTGAGGCAGGGTTACAGGGTGACATGGTGGAGGAGATGGGGTGACACTGGAGGGCACACATGTGGCACTGTGGGTGACACAACCGTCTCCTGCCGTGCTGCAGCATCGAGGAGTCAGACCAGGGGCCCTACGCCATCATCCTGGCCCCCACCCGTGAGCTGGCGCAGCAGATTGAGGAGGAAACCATCAAATTTGGGAAACCCCTGGGCATCCGCACCGTGGCCGTGATCGGCGGCATCTCCCGCGAGGACCAGGGCTTCCGCCTCCGCATGGGCTGCGAGGTGAGttggggggggctggggaggggtctcagggggGCAGCTCAGCCTCGGGCTGGCTCCCACCAACCCTCCCCGGCCCCCCCCCCAGATCGTCATCGCCACGCCGGGCCGGCTCATCGACGTGCTGGAGAACCGGTACCTGGTGCTGAGCCGCTGCACCTACGTGGTGCTGGACGAGGCCGATCGCATGATCGACATGGGCTTCGAGCCCGACGTGCAGAAGATCCTGGAGCACATGCCTGTCAGCAACCAGAAACCCGACACCGACGAGGCTGAGGACCCCGAGAAGATGTTGGCCAACTTCGAGTCAGGGAAGCACAAGTACAGACAGGTGGGTGTGGACGGGGAGGGCTCCTGTGGGGTGAGGAGGGGCAATTTGGGCTTTTTGGGGAAGGGGTTGAGGGAATGGGAGTcacatttctgctctgtggagGAATGTTCCTGCCTCACAGTGGATGTTCCTGCTGCATGAGGGGTCATTCCTGCCCCACAGGGTGACATCTTTGCCCTGTGGGAGCATTTCTGCTCCATGGGGGACAATCCTGCCCCACAGGGAAAGGTCCTGCCCCAGAGGAAGATGTTCCTGTTCCATAGGGGAACATTTCTACCCTTCTAGGGTCATTCCTACCTCACTGAGGGGGTGCTTCTGCTCCGTGGGGGATGCTCCTGCCCCACTGGGGTTGTTCCTATTTCATTGAGGGATGTTCCTGCtctgtggcagcacattccTGCCCCACTGGGGTCATTCCTGCTCCGTGGGGGGGACATTCCTGCCCCGTCAGAGGCGTTCCAACCTCACTGCAGGATGTTCCTGCTCCTTTGGGGGGGGGATGTTCCCTGCCGCACCGGGGTCATTCCTTCTTCACGGGTGGGGGGACATTGCCACCTCAGAGGATGTCACTGCCCCGTTGCCTTGCAGACTGTCATGTTCACGGCCACCATGCCCCCAGCAGTGGAGCGCCTGGCCCGCAGTTACCTG includes:
- the DDX23 gene encoding probable ATP-dependent RNA helicase DDX23 isoform X1 gives rise to the protein MAGELADKKERDASPVKEERKRSRSPERERDRKGSPGKERKRHRSRERRRSRSRSRSKSAERDRRHKERERDRSKKERDRDKDGHRRDKDRKRSSLSPGRGKDSKSRKDREARKAEEEEENALKKEKAQPLSLEELLAKKKAEEEAEAKPKFLSKAEREAEALRRRQQEVEERQRLLEEERKKRKQFQEMGRKMLEDPQERERRERRERMERETNGTEDEEGRQKIREEKDKSKELHAIKERYLGGVKKRRRTRHLNDRKFVFEWDASEDTSIDYNPLYKERHQVQLLGRGFIAGIDLKQQKREQSRFYGDLMEKRRTLEEKEQEEARLRKLRKKEAKQRWDDRHWSQKKLDEMTDRDWRIFREDYSITTKGGKIPNPIRSWKDSSLPPHILEVIDKCGYKEPTPIQRQAIPIGLQNRDIIGVAETGSGKTAAFLIPLLVWITTLPKIDRIEESDQGPYAIILAPTRELAQQIEEETIKFGKPLGIRTVAVIGGISREDQGFRLRMGCEIVIATPGRLIDVLENRYLVLSRCTYVVLDEADRMIDMGFEPDVQKILEHMPVSNQKPDTDEAEDPEKMLANFESGKHKYRQTVMFTATMPPAVERLARSYLRRPAVVYIGSAGKPHERVEQKVFLMSESEKRKKLLAILEQGFDPPIIIFVNQKKGCDVLAKSLEKMGYNACTLHGGKGQEQREFALSNLKAGAKDILVATDVAGRGIDIHDVSMVVNYDMAKNIEDYIHRIGRTGRAGKSGVAITFLTKEDSTVFYDLKQAILESPVSSCPPELANHPDAQHKPGTILTKKRREETIFA
- the DDX23 gene encoding probable ATP-dependent RNA helicase DDX23 isoform X2 → MAGELADKKERDASPVKEERKRSRSPERERDRKGSPGKERKRHRSRERRRSRSRSRSKSAERDRRHKERERDRSKKERDRDKDGHRRDKDRKRSSLSPGRGKDSKSRKDREARKAEEEEENALKKEKAQPLSLEELLAKKKAEEEAEAKPKFLSKAEREAEALRRRQQEVEERQRLLEEERKKRKQFQEMGRKMLDPQERERRERRERMERETNGTEDEEGRQKIREEKDKSKELHAIKERYLGGVKKRRRTRHLNDRKFVFEWDASEDTSIDYNPLYKERHQVQLLGRGFIAGIDLKQQKREQSRFYGDLMEKRRTLEEKEQEEARLRKLRKKEAKQRWDDRHWSQKKLDEMTDRDWRIFREDYSITTKGGKIPNPIRSWKDSSLPPHILEVIDKCGYKEPTPIQRQAIPIGLQNRDIIGVAETGSGKTAAFLIPLLVWITTLPKIDRIEESDQGPYAIILAPTRELAQQIEEETIKFGKPLGIRTVAVIGGISREDQGFRLRMGCEIVIATPGRLIDVLENRYLVLSRCTYVVLDEADRMIDMGFEPDVQKILEHMPVSNQKPDTDEAEDPEKMLANFESGKHKYRQTVMFTATMPPAVERLARSYLRRPAVVYIGSAGKPHERVEQKVFLMSESEKRKKLLAILEQGFDPPIIIFVNQKKGCDVLAKSLEKMGYNACTLHGGKGQEQREFALSNLKAGAKDILVATDVAGRGIDIHDVSMVVNYDMAKNIEDYIHRIGRTGRAGKSGVAITFLTKEDSTVFYDLKQAILESPVSSCPPELANHPDAQHKPGTILTKKRREETIFA